AAGTTACTAATTGTACAAATATTTAGAAAATAGCAAAGCCTGAATCAATTTTCATGAGGTTAAAACATATATACAGAAATATTCCTTATCTAAGACAGGAGGAAAATTAGGTGCCACATGTCAATTTGAGGCAGTTAGCTTGGTGAGACGGGGGGCTGGGGCGTGTGTTTGGGGATCGGGTGTTGGATGATCTatcttttaaaataatttcagATGTTTTTGGAATGTTTAGAACAATTTTGGTTTCAAACTTCCCCGTCTCTAATGTTTAATAGCAGATGTtacaaaataattcatttaaCTTATCTGAACTCAACAATCTGCGTCTTAAATCTGTCCTTTAGAATTTTCTTATATCACGTAAAGGATCTCCAAGTTTTAAACAGATAACATATTGCATCCAGATCTAATGTGGTTTTTTTGAAGTTACAATATATATTTTATAAGGGAAAGGAGAAGAAAGGAGTAATTGAAGCTCAAAACACACCATAAAAGGAAGGGCTGTTTACTATAATCTTTTACAGATAGGACAGTATTCATTAGAGTGATGAGTGAAGTGTTTGTATTTACGCCAGAAAGTTCAATCCAAGCTCCTCGATGGCTCAACTGTGTAAAGCAGTGTGAGCAACAATGCTACACAGGCTGGACAGGCTCAGTGTCAGAGAGCTCTCAGAGAAACTTATCATTGATTGCCatcaaaactcatctggttcactaatgtcctttacggagggaaatctgccatccttacctggtctgacctgcatgtaacatcagatccacagcaatgtggttaactcttaactgccccggaAATTGCCTTgcaagccactgagttcaagggTAAGTAGGGattggtaacaaatgctggcctcgccagcgatacccacatcccatgaaaaaaagagTGCTAAAATTGGACTTTTCAGCCTTAGGAATCCATCAGCTATGTCTCCCTCTTCTAGTAGGATGGCAGGGGTAGGGGAGAATTTTAATCCTCCTCAGGATGGAAAGCAGGTGGGGCGGACAGTAGAAATGGAATGGGAGACTTACCTGCTCACCACCTGTCCTGTTCCTATCAATTGCAATTTTAACTCACAAgcgttgaacaaagaacaacaaagaacaaagaacaatacagcacaggaacaggcccttcggccctccaagcccgcgccgctccccggtccaggattgaatcctgaatccaggatccccgcccaattttccatcctatctacatcctaatatcctatccaccgcgctgtccctcacagctacgatgctttgttcatcacaacctattaactcacccccaccccccccattccagaccatgtgatctccagggagaggctaaaacccagagtgaaaaccccagggccaagttgggggaaaaaaaaatctgggaaattcctctccgaccccctgtggcgatcgaaacgagtccaggagatcacactggccctgatcagaaaatgcttcccaaccctattcatctccacttctgctttacgaacaccatctgaattccctgcccccgagacaggttcccaactatccgcagtctcgctctgtactggcaccagcaagatgatcatagaatgaagccttgaaacgagaaacaaagaacaattagcctgcgccgctccctggtccaaactagaccactcttttgtatccctccattcccactccgttcatatagctgtctagataagtcttaaacgttcccagtatgtccgcctccaccaccttgcccggcaacacattccaggcccccacgaccttctgtgtaaaatatgtccttctgatatctgtgttaaatctcccccccttcaccttgaacctatgacccctcgtgaacgtcaccaccgacccggggaaaagcttcccaccgttcaccctatctatgcctttcataattttatacacctctattaagtctcccctcatcctccgtctttccaaggagaacaaccccagtttccccaatctctcctcataaccaagcccctccataccaggcaacatcctggtaaacctcctctgtactctctccaaagcctccacgtccttctggtagtgtggcgaccagaactggacgcagtattccaaatgcggccgaaccaacgttctatacatctgcaacatcagaccccaacttttatactctatgccccgtcctataaaggcaagcatgccatatgccttcttcaccaccttctccacctgtgacgtcaccttcaaagatctgtggacttgcacacccaggtccctctgcgtctctacaccctttatggttcttccatttatcgtgtagctcctccctacattattcccaccaaaatgcatcacttcgcatttatcaggattgaactccgtctgccatttctttgcccaaatttccagcctatctatatccttctgtagcctctgacaatgttcctcactatctgcaagtcctgccagttttgtgtcgtccgcaaacttactgatcaccccagttactccttcttccagatcatttatataaatcacaaacagcagaggtcccaatacagagccctgcggaacaccactagtcacaggcctccagccggaaaaagacccttccactaccaccctctgtcttctatgaccaagccagttctccacccatctagccacctccccctttatcccatgagatccaacctttttcactagcctaccatgagggactttgtcaaacgctttactaaagtccatataaacaacatccacggcccttccctcgtcaaccattttggtcacttcttcaaaaaacaccaccaggttagtgaggcatgacctccctctcacaaaaccatgctgactatcgttaatgagtttattcctttctaaatgcgcatacatcctatctctaagaatcttctccaacaacttccccaccacggacgtcaagctcaccgacctataattacccgggttatccttcctacccttcttaaataacgggaccacattagctatcctccaatcctctgggatctcacctgcgtccagtgacgagacaaagatttgcgtcagaggcccaacgatttcacctctcgtctccctgagcagccttggatagattccatcaggccctggggatttgtcagtctttatattctctaacaaacctaacacttcctcctttgtaatggagattttctccaacggttcaacactcccctccgagacactcccagtcaacacatccctctcctttgtgaataccgacgcaaagtattcatttaggatctcccctacttctttgggctccaagcataagtccccacttttgtccctgagaggtccgattttttccctaacaacccttttgttcctaacgtatgaataaaatgccttgggattctccttaatcctgtctgccaagaacatttcgtgacccctttttgctcttctaattccccgtttgagtactttcctactttctttgtactcctccagagctccctccgtttttagctgcttggacctaacatacgcctctcttttctttttgaccagtccctcaatttccctggttatccacggttctctaatcctacccttcctatccttttttacaggcacatgcttgtcctgtagccctaacaaccgttccttaaaagactgccacataccagatgtggatttaccctcaaacagaatctcctaatcaagagctgccaatttctgcctgatcccactaaagttagccttcccccaatccaacaccttacctttgggacaccactcatccttttccatcactatcctaaagctaacagaattgtggtcactatttgccacatgttcccctaccaaaactttgaagacctgaccgggctcattccccagtaccaggtccagtatagccccctctctagtcgggctgtctacatattgttccaacgaaccctcctgtacagtGTGAGAATGAGATGAAGCATAGGATGTGAGGTATCAATCGAGGTTGTTAGGTGAGTATCATGGTGCGGTGAATGAAGCAGTGGAAGAATTAGGCATGTAAGAACATTCACTGATCTTGACCGCTCGAGTGAGGCCACTTGTCTTAGCATTGAGTACAGTTCCTTAAGGCTGGGCCACTGGCATTGATCACTGCAGCCATCTTCTCAACACTTGTGTGAAGTGTTTTCTGGTGCCCCTATGGAGAAGAGAGCCTCTCTCCTTTTGTCCACTGTCTCCTGCGCAAAGTTTCCAGCATATCATTTGAAAAGCTTGGGCTTGCTCACTTGCTGTTGTCTGCTGCCTGTTTTGCtctgaacatgatgtggagatgccggcgttggactggggtaaacacagtaagaagtttaacaacaccaggttaaagtccaacaggtttatttggtagcaaaagccacacaagctttcgaagctctaagccccttcttcaggtgagtgggaattctgttcacaaacagagcttataaagacacagactcaatttacatgaataatggttggaatgcgaatacttacaactaatcaagtctttaagaaacaaaacaatgggagtggagagagcatcaagacaggctaaaaagatgtgtattgtctccagacaagacagccagtgaaactctgcaggtccacgcaactgtgggagttacaaatagtgtgacatgaacccaatatcccggttgaggccgtccttgtgtgtgcggaacttggctatcagtttctgctcagcgactctgcgctgtcgtgtgtcgcaaaggccgccttggagaacgcttacccgaatatcagaggccgaatgcccgtgaccgctgaagtgctccccaacaggaagagaacagtcttgcctggtgattgtcgagcggtgttcattcatccgttgtcgcagcgtctgcatagtttccccaatgtaccatgcctcgggacatcctttcttgcagcgtatcaggtagacaacgttggccgagttgcaagagtatgtaccgtgtacctggtggatggtgttctcacgtgagatgatggcatctgtgtcgatgatccggcacgtcttgcagaggttgctgtggcagggttgtgtggtgtcttggtcactgttctcctgaaggctgggtagtttgctgcggacaatggtctgtttgaggttgtgcggttgtttgaaggctctGAACAAGCATGGCATAGTAATTGCAGGGTAATTCCTGATGTAGCTTCTGACAGATTAAACTAATTCCTGCCTGCTTaatcaagtggatgtaaaagatcccaaaggaaaccggggaggggtggggagactcggtggggagggagggggggaggggggggggggggggtttggttaGAGGGAGGGGCGCCACTGCCTGGCTAACATAATTCTTTAAGTAACATGgtcaaaaacagattaactggatCTTTAGATAATTGCTGTTTATGGAACATTTCAGTGTGAAAACTGACTGCCAAACCTGCCTATGTGATTATATCAGTGACTGCGTTTCAAAAGAAAtcaattggctgcaaagcactttggaaaaCTCTGATTATCTGTGCAATCTATGCTGGCCtacagatagagaacagtgaaAAACCTGTGCTGGCCTACATGGATGAAATGGGTTAACCTGTTTGCACCATGGTAAGGCCTTCCTTTGGGAAGCCTATCTGCAAACAGACACAGTGAGCATTGGAAAGCTTAGAGAACGTAAAGAATTACAccaggagtggcacggtggcacagtgctgcctcacagcgctagggacccgggttcgattcccttcttgggtctgtgtggagtttgcacattctccccacgtctgcgtgagtttcctccgggtgctccagtttcctcccacgttctgaaagatgtgctggttaggtgcattgacctgaacaggcgccagagtgtggtgactagtggaatttcacaggaacttcactgcagtgttaatgtaagccttacttgtgacagtaataaataaacttaaacttaaaacatgaTGATGATGATAAACGAATAGAACCTTTTTGATATTTTTTCATATGGTTCTGGGAACATTGAGTATTAGATACCTTGTCCAAATGGCATTGAAATCGGCATACTAGTCAAACATTAGAACGAATCTTCATTCTGGTCCCGTTcaacatccacaaatattcatttaCCCTTTCCTTTCTGAAGCTTATTGTGATTGTTGCCTCATCGTTGTCTGACTAGTGTgattgcccttgatatcaaggcaggaTTCAATCAagagtggcatcaagaagccctcgtaaaattgaagtcagtggggaTTGTTGAAGTCAGGAGGCACAAAGAAAGAAGGTTGAGCCAATCGTCTCAGCCCTAGAACATGGCTGCATACATTTCTCAGGACAAAGCCCTAGGTCCAACTGCCTTCACCAATGGCTTTTGGTCTACTGTAAGGTCCAAAATGAGAACTGGTGGATTACACAATGTTGAGCTTGATTTCCAATTCCTCAGACAATGAAGCAGTTCGTGCACATATCCAGCAAATTCAGGCTTCGAATAAATGACATTTAATATTATGGTACACAAGTGTGACAAAATGACCGTTTCCAACAAGATAGATCACCTGCCTTTAATATTCTCTGGCTTTATTATCATTGCCTCCCCCATTTCCCTCCTCTAACTAGCAACAACCtgtgggtcaccattgaccagaaactgaactggaccagccacataaataccgtAGCTATTCAAGCAGATCAGAACTGCATATTCTACAATTGACTTCAGGGCGTACTTGGCACATCGAGACTATCTAAGTTCCATCTATGTTCACACCTAGGGGTATGTGTGAGAGATGTGGAACAGTGATTGCTTATTTATtatggaggcgattctcccaaaagtgctgaattggtgggaaaactgttcaagatcacgactgttttttcagtgcagcttcagaccgtGAATCTCCGCAATCtgcgcaatgcagaggtcacaatcgtgaatatcatttaaAACCCaggagggtggggcctattcgcgctggagtctgacagttctggaactctgtgcatgcgcagtggctccaatttgtcagtctccccgtttgctggccagctcgatcactggccagcgcaACACCCCCCgtagtgctgctcctccagccaccccccctctccccaccccacggcccaattgcggcccccacaacaattcccggaccTGCCCCGGAACACCCTGATGTCCAGCCAACccctccccagcagtggcgatcccgccccctccccttcaccctggcagaccctccCGGTGTCAGACCTCCCCCCCGCCGCCTGGGAGGCAGACCCCGTCCGACagaccacccccgccccaccctccccccgaacCCGCCCCAATTgttgccctccctccagcccagatcgatcccaatgcagtaacagcgggacccccacccccacccccacccccaccaatcgcccctatgCCCCACCCACAATTCACCTCTCCCCCTTGGCACTtcctgatgcccgatgggcagtgccaaggtgccccctgagcatgggcactttgccccagggcagtgccagggggcacaggctggcactgccagggtacccatgtccagggggcactgcccccccccgccctgattgcgcccccttcattccagcggggtctctcactagttccccgaatgtggagagctactctaaaccccgctgaagtgaagtactcctggcgggctgGGAGATTCTCTCGGGCTCGGCAAGTAAGTtctgtgccgggcccgataatcacatgcaaaatatatttaaaatacattttaaaaagattcaaatgacttacctctctcCCCGCTGGTTTTCAGcgcggctctgggagatgcgcatgcattgcATGCGTGAATcctgcgaaatggccgacacgcgattctctggaccggacccgccagaaaagttacggatcgcgatgggagaatcgggctctATATCTCTATGTTGGATACTTTTCTGCTTTATGTCTACTTTGTAAATGCATTGCAAATTACTTGTGCTGTAGCAACATTAGCAGGTAATTGACTGCTAATTATATGATTAAATAAACTCGCTATGATTAAATCATTAATCCTTCACGAGACACATTATCATGCACCAACAgtacaatgacacagtggttagcactgctgcctcacagccctagggacccacccgggttcaatcctggccttgggtgactgtgtggcatttgcacgttctccccatgtctgtgtgggcttcctctgagtgctccagtatcctcccacatcccaaagatttgtaggttaggttttTTGGAtatgttaaattatcccttagtgttccaagatatataggttagggggaatagcgGGATAAATACTTGGGTTACGAGGTAAGGCTGGGTATGAGTtgttgtagactcgatgggccaaacaccctccttctgtactgtagggattctattctgttctaTTATAAGGATGCTTATTGAGCCATCACTTTCTAAATTCTGACTGCAATTAAGGAACCAAAGGATTCACAAGTAAATCAATTGACCAGGATATTTATATTTGATAAAACTAAATAATAACCTAGGCTGCACTTCTACAGTTCATAACATCCTGTGACGGTAAATCTTTCTAACAACTTTTAGGCAGCCATGATTTTAGATATCATTGCTTAAATTAACAACAAGTTTTCATCTAACTTCTTTAGACTGAGCTTGCCAAAAGCCGCGATGGTCATGTTCATTTTGGTGACCAAGTGTTACTTATTAATCCTGGTACTGAAGACATAAATGCAGCCAACATCCATCCAATTCGTCGTCCCATGTCATTGGCTATGAATGTGGATCAAAGCAGATTCCTGACAAGTACAAAGGTTGATTCACCATGTGATGTGAGTGGCACCCTGGACTTAAGCCCCACAATTAGAAATACTTTTGTTATTACAAGGTAAGGAGACCAGTTTTAAATTTGGTTTACGAGTGTTCTGAATTAATGTCAAtactccggaagggtagggggtttagttcagccgggcagtatggtcggtgcaggcttggagggccaaagggcccgtccctatgctgtaattttctttgttctaacaatGCTATTTGGATAAGTGAGGCACAACATAATGGGATCTGAGAGGGCAGGCATTATGTGAATGTGTTAGCAGCTCCCTCTTTAATTTAGTCCCTTTTCCTAGGGGATATATGATTAATGATGTTAATATTGTGTTGCGTTATAGGACACGTATTTTTCTTGTTTTACACCAGTCATTGGGAAAAGTTAATGTGAGGCCAGTATGGACCAGTCCACTATGAGCTGCattataaacttttaaaattacaCCATATTTATGGTGCATCAAATAGCAGAAAAATTCTAGGTTGGATAATAATATAGCTTAATTTGTATTGACTTTAATTAAACTCCTAAACTGATCGGTAAACATGAACAATGGTTTGCATTTGCATGGAgtctttaacattgtaaaatatCGCAAGGCCCTTCACAGGAATAAAACCAGACTTAACCTGACCAGACTTaacctgacactgagccacataaggagatattggggtagatgaccaaaagcttggtcaaagaccaagttttaaggaatgtctaaaaggaagaaagagagagggagagaggtttagggagggaattctaaagTTTAGGGCCTTAGCACCTGAAAACAATGGCAGCAATGGacgtggagcaattaaaatctacgaccctccagagacacagcagaattttggatgtccCAAAACAAATGGATGATGGAATGTGTAACACTGGTCAGGAGTGCGTTGGAAATCATTGTAACATCATTACTGCAATTGCCTTTATGAAATTATTTTGCACAATGTTTACATTTAATACTCATACTAATTCTTCTTTTTGTTAGTGTTGATGACAGTTGTGATGGTGATCCTCTCCGATATGGACAGAGCTTTGTCTTGAGAACACTGGAAGGAGTTCCTGGGCAGGTGCATTAACTGATGATTTGCAGTAGATTTCTGATCTGCTTCCAAAATATAATATCGTTCGTCTAACAAATTGATTGCTGTCGATAAGAGCAAATCCAGTTGTGAATGTTTGCTGTATTATTTATTCTCACGATCATTGCATTAAACCACAAACAACTTTCTTTTACAGCTATATCTGACAAGCGATATCAAGCTATTTCTGAAGTTTGCCAAAAAATCTCGGATGCAGCTAGTGAATTTGACAGACCAGCTCTCATTCCTGTGCTGTTGGCAGGTCTTATACTTGGATCCACAGATGCGCCTTGAGTATGATGGATACCCAGTGCCAGTATGGACCTTTTAAAATTCGACTGTATTTATTAAGGACTGTTCTTTATGATTCCCTCTAATATTGTaaatagtaaatattttctgagaTTTTCAGTTTGTATTTTAGGTTTTCCAAGAGGAATATTCTATAAAGTGTTCTAATAATACGTAATCTAATAGGCCCAAGCATTTCCAGCTGCTCTATCAATGACCTTCtgtccattataaggtcagggtGGGgatttttgctgatgattgcacaatatttacAATTTTGCAGATTCTGAAACAGTTCGGGTCCATATGCACTAAGACTTGGGTAATATTCAGGCTGGATAAGTAGCAAAAAATACTTATGAGCTACAAGTGCCAAACAATGACCATATCCAATGGCAGGGAACTTCCTAATCGTCACCCCTTGACCTTCAATggctttaccatcactgaaacctgaaccatcaacatcctgggggttaccaatgaccagaagctaaagtggaccagccatatatatactgtggctacaagagcagtgatgtggagatgccggcgctggactggggtgaacacagtaagaagtttcacaacaccaggtgaaagtccaacaggtttatttggtagcacaagccactagctttcggagcgctgctccttcatcagaacctgatgaaggagcagcgctccgaaagctagtggcttgtgctaccaaataaacccgttggactttaacctggtgttgggagacttcttacaagagcaggtcagaggctgggaagtcTGTAATGAGTAACTCTTGTCTtcccaaagcccgtccaccatctacaaggcacaagtcaggattgtgatggaatagtctccacttgcctggatgagtgcagctccaacaacattgaagaagtttaacaccatccTGGCAAAACAGCTCACTTCATTGGGCAATTAACACTTGGTCCAAACTCTGTTTCCAGCTCGTGATGATGGTTTTTGTCCCCACTGTTCACTGAATGGACAGAGCATCCAATTTATCAGCAGGAGGCCAAATTGATTGTTGTGATAAAAGTCTCAATCAAATACAAGAGGCAAGGTGCCAGTGCTAGTCACACATTTTGTAGATAGCTTGTCATTTTGAGACATTCAGtctctccaccactggcacatTGTCACAGCAATGTGTCTCATTACAAGGTGCACTGTAACAACCAACCAAGGCTTCTAAgaaagcatcttccaaacttgcGACCTCTACCGCCTAGATGGACAAGAGTAGCAGACGCATGGGGAAACTACCTTCTGCAAGTCCCCCTCAAATCCACTCACCATCCATATCAccattcctccactgtcgctgggtcaaaaccctggaactccctgccgaacagcactttgggtgtacctacatcacatgactgcagtggttcaagaagatatcTCATCACTACCttcccaagggtaattaggaatggtcaGTCAGCTGGATTTATCCATGGTGCTCACATCACATGAACAATTTTTGAAAAAAGATTCAAGATTTTATAAAATGAGCATTTTAGGGATATAATGCCAGGCATTTATAACAGTAGGAGGGATCCATTACAACAATGCTGACTTTATATCAGAGCAATCCAAAgataatataagaaataggagcaggagtaggccatatggacctttgagcctgctttgaCATTCAATAAGGTTATGGCTGAATTTCTCTATTAATTCCATCTTCCCACTCTGACCTCATATCATTTGACTTCCTTTATGGCCAAAATTCTATCGCTTTCAGTATTGAATATACTAAATGGCTAAGCATCCAGAACCATCTGAGGTAGAaaaatccaaagattcacaacactctgactgaagaaattccttgtcAGCTCTGACCTAAATGGCCAAACCCTTATCCTCAGACAATGAACCCCTGGCTCTCTGTCCATGGAAAACAGCCTCCTCAGCCCCACCATGTCAATCTCTCTAAGAATTTtatgcatttcaatgagatcgTTCTTTGAAACTTCAGAGAATATAGGTCCATTCTATCTCTACTCATTGGACAGTCCTCTCATCACAGGTATCTGTGTTGTGCCCTTTCTAAGTCAAGTATGTCCTTCCTTAGGCATGGAGaacaaactggacacagtattcccggtgtggcctctccaatacCCTACATATTTGCGGCAAGACTTCCTTACACTTCTGCCCAACACTttgcaataaaagctaacatgctatttgcctttctaattgcttgtttaacctgcacgttaactttctGTGACTTTGTACACAGGGAACCTCAAAACTGCATTTCAACcagtctcaatttttaaaaaaaaaaatctgcttttccACTTTTCTTTCCATAGCCGTTAATTTCATCCTTCTCCACGTTAGACTGCATCTGCCAATGTTTCGCTGAATCAGTCTATACTCTTTTGCTGCTTCTGTACATCCTTCTCGCACCTTACCTTTTCTCCTAGCTTTGTGCTGTCAGCAAAtacattacatttggtcccctcctctaagtcattgatatagattctaaATAGCAGAGGCTGTGGCACTGGTCCTTGTGGCATTCCATTATTTACAGCCAGCCGTCCCCAAAATAAACCATTTATTCATACCGTTTTCTATCTCTTAACCTAGCCTTAATTCATGCTAATATATTGTCCCCAGTCACACACATCCTAATCTTACTCTTATTGTGGCCCTTCTCATGGCTCTTTACCTTCCTTTGCCTCAAGTGGTTGCACAAACCCAGTGGGGATTTTAATTGTGACTCAGATGCATATCTGAGGTGTTGATTGTGTTAAAATCTGGATAAAGATACAAAGCTAAGCATATCTATCTATTAATCCAAGTTCAGTGTCCTGTGTCACTGTTAATGCTGCTGCTGCTTGAAGTTGATGTTTTAGCTAAGGTTTGAGGAACAGTTCACCTTCCTGGTAACCATGTACATTGGGCCAACCATCAATAAATCACCTGGAAGAAGCAATGTTACGCCAGGGTGGGTTATCAATGACTGAGTGTCCCATCATTCAGATTCTGACGGTTGAAAAAATCTGACTATTACTTTCTACATTGGTAGTGAACAGCACTCCATGGGCTGGACTTTACATCTCCCTCCATGAGCTTTTTCGCAGGGTTGGGCACATAAAATAGATCAAGTGGCAAGCctcccaccttcctgcccac
This sequence is a window from Mustelus asterias unplaced genomic scaffold, sMusAst1.hap1.1 HAP1_SCAFFOLD_2947, whole genome shotgun sequence. Protein-coding genes within it:
- the cfap161 gene encoding cilia- and flagella-associated protein 161, with the translated sequence MGENTYSSSVLLHNWFEDLTLDQDVIKDFIARKERGELMIQKIGSYREVLLEKTELAKSRDGHVHFGDQVLLINPGTEDINAANIHPIRRPMSLAMNVDQSRFLTSTKVDSPCDVSGTLDLSPTIRNTFVITSVDDSCDGDPLRYGQSFVLRTLEGVPGQLYLTSDIKLFLKFAKKSRMQLVNLTDQLSFLCCWQVLYLDPQMRLEYDGYPVPANIKVLINHARTNQALAALEKFSFWTAFGREHEITTNTFYDSHRAEEDLNHWIIVTGDPSVPHGTLFHAPPPVCEDDKPKRKHPQASPDHLAQRHPFPC